One region of Flavobacterium pisciphilum genomic DNA includes:
- the recG gene encoding ATP-dependent DNA helicase RecG — MSNNLLQTPIEYLKGVGPNRGELLRKELGIHKYIDLVNFFPNRYIDRTRYYKINELQNTGSEVQIVGKIINIKTVEFAKNKKRLVATFVDDTGQIDLNWFQGHKWIRESLKINEVCVIFGKCSQYGSQFSMAHPEIELMAEHEQSLRSAMQPVYPSTETLTNRGISNRVINKLMQQLFLETQALFTETLPDYLINELKLIPKRAALFNIHFPKSNDVLAKAQYRLKFEELFYIQLQLITKNLISKHKIKGHPFVKVGEYFNVFYQNHLPFELTNAQKRVIKEIRVDMGSNAQMNRLLQGDVGSGKTIVAFMSMLLAIDNGFQACLMAPTEILANQHFIGLSELAATLNINIKILTGSTKIAARRVIYEELENGSLHILIGTHALLEDKVKFKNLGLAVIDEQHRFGVEQRSKLWKKNEIPPHVLVMTATPIPRTLAMSLYGDLDISVIDELPPGRKPIQTVHRYDSNRLKVWKFLRDEIALGRQIYIVYPLIQESEKMDFKDLMDGYESISRDFPLPTYSISILHGKMKPADKDSEMKRFSEGKTNIMVATTVIEVGVNVPNASVMIIESAERFGLSQLHQLRGRVGRGAEQSYCILMTSHKLSSDSKTRMETMVQTNDGFEIAEVDLKLRGPGDLMGTQQSGVLNLQIADIVRDRDILALARNYALMILKEDAPLQKTENAILKAVFIELTKKKNIWNYIS, encoded by the coding sequence ATGTCTAATAATCTTCTTCAAACTCCTATCGAATATTTAAAAGGTGTTGGTCCTAATCGGGGCGAATTGCTTCGTAAGGAATTGGGGATTCATAAATATATAGATTTGGTAAACTTTTTTCCGAATCGATATATAGACCGAACACGATATTATAAGATTAATGAATTACAGAATACGGGCTCAGAGGTTCAGATTGTTGGTAAAATCATCAATATAAAAACGGTTGAGTTTGCCAAAAACAAAAAGCGATTAGTAGCTACTTTTGTTGATGACACGGGTCAAATAGATTTAAACTGGTTTCAGGGACACAAATGGATTCGTGAAAGTTTAAAGATCAATGAAGTTTGTGTTATTTTCGGAAAATGTAGTCAGTATGGCAGTCAGTTTAGCATGGCGCATCCTGAGATTGAATTAATGGCTGAGCACGAACAGAGTCTGCGTTCTGCTATGCAGCCTGTTTACCCATCGACAGAAACTTTGACTAACCGAGGTATTTCTAATCGTGTGATTAATAAACTCATGCAGCAGTTATTTCTAGAAACACAAGCCTTGTTTACAGAAACATTACCAGATTATTTAATAAACGAATTAAAACTGATTCCTAAAAGAGCAGCTTTATTCAATATACATTTCCCAAAGAGTAATGATGTTTTGGCGAAAGCTCAATATCGATTAAAATTTGAGGAATTATTTTATATTCAGTTGCAACTGATAACTAAAAACCTAATTAGTAAGCATAAAATCAAAGGGCATCCATTTGTAAAAGTGGGTGAATATTTTAATGTTTTTTATCAAAATCACTTGCCTTTTGAGCTTACAAATGCTCAAAAAAGGGTAATTAAGGAGATTCGTGTTGATATGGGGAGTAATGCCCAGATGAATCGATTGTTGCAAGGAGATGTAGGTTCTGGTAAAACAATTGTTGCTTTTATGAGCATGCTATTGGCGATTGACAATGGTTTTCAGGCTTGTTTGATGGCACCAACAGAAATCTTGGCTAATCAGCATTTTATTGGATTGTCTGAGCTAGCAGCGACATTAAATATCAATATAAAAATTTTAACTGGTTCTACTAAAATTGCTGCTAGAAGAGTAATTTACGAAGAATTAGAAAATGGCAGTTTACACATTTTAATAGGTACTCATGCGTTATTAGAAGACAAGGTTAAGTTTAAAAACTTAGGATTAGCTGTAATTGATGAGCAACATCGTTTTGGTGTGGAACAACGCTCGAAACTGTGGAAAAAGAATGAAATTCCACCTCATGTACTAGTTATGACCGCCACTCCTATTCCAAGGACTTTGGCAATGAGTTTGTATGGTGATCTGGATATTTCTGTGATTGATGAATTGCCTCCGGGGCGTAAGCCTATTCAAACCGTTCATCGTTATGATAGTAATCGCCTTAAAGTTTGGAAGTTTTTGCGTGATGAAATTGCTTTAGGTAGACAAATTTATATTGTATATCCGTTGATTCAAGAGTCTGAAAAAATGGACTTTAAAGATTTAATGGATGGGTACGAGAGTATTTCTCGTGATTTCCCACTACCAACTTATTCGATTTCTATTCTTCATGGAAAAATGAAGCCTGCAGATAAAGATTCTGAAATGAAACGTTTTTCTGAAGGGAAAACCAATATAATGGTTGCTACTACGGTTATTGAAGTTGGTGTAAACGTACCCAATGCGAGTGTAATGATTATAGAAAGTGCGGAACGTTTTGGTTTGTCACAATTGCATCAATTACGTGGGCGTGTTGGTCGTGGAGCTGAACAGAGTTATTGTATATTAATGACTTCGCATAAATTGAGTTCTGACAGTAAAACTCGAATGGAAACGATGGTTCAGACCAATGATGGTTTTGAAATTGCCGAAGTAGATTTAAAACTTCGTGGTCCTGGTGATTTAATGGGAACACAACAAAGCGGTGTATTAAATCTTCAAATAGCCGATATTGTTCGTGACCGTGATATTTTGGCCCTAGCCCGAAATTATGCTTTAATGATTCTTAAAGAGGATGCGCCCCTACAAAAAACAGAAAATGCTATTTTAAAAGCTGTTTTTATTGAGCTAACAAAGAAAAAGAATATCTGGAACTATATAAGTTAA
- a CDS encoding TolC family protein translates to MYTKTLFKCLVLFLSCIATSNAQEVLTIENAVKIALDNNFEIKIASNNLKINETNATIGNAGMLPKVTASVVDNNSIQNTSQTRQDGTSTSLSNAKNNSLNYGVGLDWTIFDGMRMFAQLDQLKELQKLGDAELRRTILVKVGQVNSTYYDLVQQQQQLTALDSTIVISKQRLTLAQNRFSIGKASKLEVLNAQVDLNTDQVSLLRQKELYANTKILLNQILARDSKIDFKVIDKVTVDNTLILDNLLELAKKQNPQLESQIINIRIAELQLKQVKANRYPTVKLNTGYNFSESHSSLGFTSESTARGLNYGFSASLNLFDGFAQHRNEKTSKLQIENTKFALEQQNQILSTQLSTSYQTYLTNLELINLEENNEAIAKQNLDITLDKFRIGTITTLEFRTAQLNHVNAKVRYSNAQFEAKLSEIALKELAGNISF, encoded by the coding sequence ATGTACACTAAAACTCTATTTAAATGCTTGGTTTTGTTTCTTTCTTGTATTGCAACAAGCAATGCTCAGGAGGTTCTTACTATAGAAAATGCAGTGAAAATTGCATTGGATAATAATTTTGAAATAAAAATAGCTTCAAATAATTTAAAGATTAATGAAACTAATGCTACAATAGGAAATGCTGGAATGTTGCCAAAAGTTACCGCTAGTGTTGTAGATAATAATAGCATACAGAACACTTCTCAAACTCGTCAAGACGGAACTTCTACTTCATTGAGTAATGCGAAAAACAACAGCTTAAACTATGGTGTAGGATTAGATTGGACGATATTTGATGGTATGCGAATGTTTGCTCAATTGGACCAGCTTAAAGAACTACAGAAATTAGGAGATGCCGAATTGAGACGTACAATTTTAGTTAAAGTTGGACAGGTTAATTCTACTTACTATGATTTGGTTCAACAACAGCAACAATTAACTGCATTAGATTCAACTATAGTAATTTCTAAGCAAAGATTGACTTTGGCACAAAATAGATTTTCTATTGGTAAAGCTTCAAAATTGGAGGTTTTAAATGCACAAGTAGATTTAAATACAGATCAGGTTTCTTTATTGAGACAGAAAGAATTATATGCAAATACAAAGATTCTATTGAATCAGATTTTGGCAAGAGATTCTAAAATAGACTTTAAAGTTATAGATAAAGTTACTGTAGATAATACTTTGATTTTAGATAACTTACTAGAATTGGCTAAAAAGCAAAACCCACAATTAGAATCACAAATTATAAATATTAGAATTGCTGAATTACAATTAAAACAAGTAAAAGCAAACCGCTACCCTACTGTTAAATTAAACACTGGATATAATTTTTCAGAGAGTCATTCTAGTTTAGGATTTACAAGTGAATCAACGGCTAGAGGATTAAATTATGGATTTAGCGCCTCTCTTAATCTTTTTGATGGTTTTGCTCAACACCGAAATGAAAAGACTTCTAAACTACAAATTGAGAATACTAAATTTGCTTTAGAGCAACAAAATCAAATCTTGAGCACACAATTATCGACTTCTTATCAAACCTATTTAACGAATTTAGAGTTGATTAATTTAGAAGAAAACAATGAAGCAATTGCCAAACAAAACTTAGATATCACTCTCGATAAATTTCGCATAGGAACCATTACAACTCTTGAGTTT
- a CDS encoding STM3941 family protein: protein MQRLPYHIYLNKKTIIIRFTLFLSLLLIAVWMLWYNTTQFYDSQNFHPEVLFLSPFVIIGMLFYTIREGRLFYYNEIQITLNHKGILFYGKYFTQIGIVNWEDITRCVETKEQYETTLNIIVSQPSIYINKIQNKKHRKKVETYSYENDNALLWINARLLNCDLTELKRNIFQMIDKTKNINN from the coding sequence ATGCAAAGGCTTCCTTACCACATTTACCTAAATAAAAAAACAATTATAATCCGTTTCACTTTATTTCTATCCCTCTTGTTAATTGCGGTTTGGATGTTATGGTATAATACAACGCAGTTTTACGATAGTCAAAATTTTCATCCGGAAGTGCTTTTTTTATCTCCTTTTGTCATTATTGGAATGCTCTTTTACACAATAAGAGAAGGACGTTTGTTCTATTATAATGAAATACAAATTACGCTGAATCACAAAGGAATTCTTTTTTACGGAAAGTATTTCACTCAGATTGGAATAGTAAATTGGGAAGACATAACAAGATGTGTAGAAACAAAGGAACAATACGAAACCACCTTAAATATAATTGTTTCGCAACCATCTATTTATATAAATAAAATTCAAAATAAAAAACACCGCAAAAAAGTAGAAACCTATTCTTACGAAAATGATAATGCTTTATTGTGGATAAATGCAAGGCTTTTGAATTGTGATCTTACTGAATTAAAGAGAAATATTTTTCAGATGATAGATAAAACAAAGAATATAAATAACTAA
- a CDS encoding efflux RND transporter permease subunit has translation MSLSTTSIRRPVLTIVLNLAIVLFGLIGYSFLGVREFPSIDPAQVSVRTNYTGANSDIIESQITEPLEKAINAIDGIRNITSSSVQGSSNITIEFNLDKNLEEAANDVRDKVSQAVRSLPQDIDAPPVVSKADANGESIISMTVQSDTRSALELSDYAENVISQRLETIPGVSGVQIWGQKRYAMRLWIDPIKLAAYGCTVSEVRNALNAQNVELPSGKLTGDNTELTVKTVGNLSKAEEFNNIIIRSEGEKIVRLSDVGRAELGPENTETKLSQSGLPMIGLAIVPMPGANYLDISKEFYKRYDALKKDLPKDIQLNIAIDSTLFVKKSVLEVAETLMISIVLVILIIFLFFRDWAIAFRPLIDIPVSLIATFFIMWLFGFSINVLTLLAIVLATGLVVDDGIVVTENIFKKVEEGMSPIEAAIKGSNEIFFAVISISVTLAAVFLPVIFLEGFVGRLFREFGVVIGAAVLISAFVSLTLTPMLNAYLMKGGEQKKSNFYIKTEPYFEKLNSGYAEALTRFMKKKWLSFPIIAICFGLIYLFFSILPKETAPYDDRSSLVLSVTTPEGSSYEYTDRFMQELGQLIEDSIPEKKVSLVITSPGFGSSSVNSGRVRIALSEPNERTRSQKEIAEKLTKWTKRYSEAKTSVTEQPTIAVNRRGGLPIQYIIQAPNFQKLQEKIPLFMDEANKNDTFSVTDVNLKFNKPEINVSIDREKAESLGISIIDIAQTLQLSLSGQRFGYFIKNGKQYQVIGQFDQKDRSKPLDLTSMFVKNKKGQLIQMDNVVTIEEQSNPPQLYHNNRYMSATVSAGLAPGKSISDGIDAMNEIKAKVLDDSFTTDLGGESRDFVESSSNTSFAFGLALLLIFLILSAQFESFIDPFIIILTVPMAVAGALFSLWLFNQTWNIFSQIGTVMLIGLVTKNGILIVEFANQLREQGKPKLEAILEASEARLRPILMTSLAIALGALPIAMSLGAASTSRIGMGVVIVGGTIFSLILTLFVIPAMYLMWSKARKHYPEFDHIEEYEKESSK, from the coding sequence ATGAGTTTATCAACTACAAGTATAAGGAGGCCCGTACTAACAATTGTTTTGAATCTAGCAATTGTATTATTTGGTCTTATAGGATATAGTTTTTTAGGTGTAAGAGAATTTCCATCTATCGATCCAGCACAAGTTTCTGTTCGTACGAACTATACAGGAGCAAATTCGGATATTATAGAATCTCAAATTACCGAACCGCTTGAGAAAGCAATTAATGCCATTGACGGAATTCGAAATATTACTTCATCAAGTGTACAAGGAAGTAGTAATATTACCATTGAATTTAATCTTGATAAAAACCTTGAAGAAGCAGCAAATGATGTTCGTGATAAAGTATCACAAGCTGTTCGTAGTTTGCCACAAGATATAGATGCTCCTCCAGTTGTTTCTAAGGCTGATGCTAATGGAGAATCTATAATTTCTATGACGGTTCAAAGTGATACGAGAAGTGCGCTTGAATTGAGTGATTATGCTGAGAATGTTATTTCACAACGATTAGAAACGATTCCGGGAGTAAGTGGTGTTCAAATTTGGGGGCAAAAGCGTTATGCTATGCGTTTGTGGATTGATCCAATAAAATTGGCTGCATACGGATGTACAGTATCTGAAGTTCGTAATGCATTAAATGCTCAAAATGTTGAGCTACCATCTGGAAAGTTAACTGGAGACAATACAGAGTTAACTGTAAAAACGGTTGGAAATTTATCTAAAGCGGAAGAGTTTAATAATATTATTATTCGCTCAGAAGGCGAAAAAATAGTTCGTTTAAGTGATGTTGGAAGAGCTGAATTAGGGCCTGAAAATACAGAAACGAAACTAAGTCAGTCTGGACTTCCTATGATTGGTCTTGCGATTGTACCTATGCCGGGAGCTAATTACCTTGATATTTCTAAAGAGTTTTATAAAAGATATGATGCATTAAAAAAAGATCTACCTAAAGATATTCAACTTAATATTGCAATCGACAGTACTCTTTTTGTTAAGAAATCTGTTTTAGAAGTTGCCGAAACCTTAATGATATCTATTGTTCTGGTTATCTTGATTATCTTTTTGTTTTTTAGAGATTGGGCAATTGCATTCAGACCCTTGATTGATATCCCTGTTTCTTTAATAGCAACATTCTTTATTATGTGGCTCTTTGGATTCTCAATTAATGTACTGACCTTACTGGCAATTGTCTTGGCTACAGGACTTGTGGTTGATGATGGAATTGTGGTAACCGAGAATATCTTTAAGAAAGTTGAAGAAGGAATGTCGCCAATTGAAGCAGCGATTAAAGGATCAAATGAGATTTTCTTTGCTGTAATATCTATTTCGGTAACACTTGCTGCTGTATTTTTACCAGTAATCTTTTTGGAGGGATTCGTAGGACGACTGTTTCGAGAGTTTGGAGTTGTCATTGGTGCGGCTGTATTAATTTCTGCATTTGTTTCTTTGACGTTAACCCCTATGTTGAATGCTTATTTAATGAAAGGTGGCGAACAAAAAAAGTCAAATTTCTATATTAAAACTGAACCTTACTTCGAAAAATTGAATAGTGGATATGCTGAAGCATTAACTCGTTTTATGAAGAAAAAATGGTTGAGCTTCCCTATTATTGCTATTTGTTTTGGATTGATTTATTTGTTTTTTAGCATATTGCCAAAAGAAACAGCTCCTTATGACGATAGAAGTTCGCTTGTATTAAGTGTTACTACTCCTGAAGGATCTTCATACGAATATACAGATCGTTTTATGCAAGAACTTGGGCAGCTGATTGAAGACTCGATTCCAGAGAAAAAAGTGAGCTTAGTAATTACTTCACCGGGATTTGGATCTTCTTCTGTAAATAGCGGAAGGGTTAGAATTGCATTGAGTGAACCAAATGAAAGAACGCGTTCTCAAAAAGAAATTGCTGAAAAACTAACCAAATGGACCAAAAGATATTCTGAAGCAAAAACTTCTGTAACTGAACAGCCTACTATTGCTGTAAACCGTCGTGGAGGATTGCCAATTCAGTATATTATTCAGGCACCTAATTTTCAGAAACTACAAGAAAAGATTCCGTTGTTTATGGATGAAGCCAATAAAAATGATACTTTTTCGGTAACAGACGTAAACTTGAAATTTAATAAGCCAGAAATAAATGTAAGTATCGATCGTGAAAAAGCAGAGAGTTTAGGTATTTCTATTATCGATATTGCACAAACATTACAACTTTCTTTAAGTGGTCAACGTTTTGGTTATTTTATTAAAAACGGTAAGCAATATCAGGTTATAGGACAATTTGATCAAAAAGACCGTTCGAAACCATTGGATTTGACTTCGATGTTTGTAAAAAACAAAAAAGGACAATTAATACAAATGGATAATGTGGTTACGATTGAAGAACAAAGTAACCCACCACAATTGTATCATAACAACAGGTATATGTCGGCTACAGTTTCGGCTGGTTTAGCTCCGGGCAAAAGTATTAGTGATGGTATTGATGCTATGAATGAAATCAAAGCTAAAGTTCTAGATGATTCTTTTACTACAGATTTAGGTGGGGAATCACGAGATTTTGTTGAAAGTAGCTCGAATACCTCATTTGCATTTGGATTGGCTTTATTGTTAATATTCTTGATATTATCTGCTCAATTTGAAAGTTTTATTGATCCGTTTATTATTATTTTGACTGTTCCAATGGCTGTTGCTGGGGCATTATTCTCTCTATGGTTGTTTAATCAAACGTGGAATATCTTTAGTCAGATTGGAACTGTGATGCTGATTGGTTTAGTGACTAAGAACGGTATTCTAATCGTCGAGTTTGCTAATCAATTACGAGAACAAGGAAAGCCAAAATTAGAAGCTATTTTAGAAGCTTCTGAAGCTCGACTTAGACCAATCTTAATGACAAGTTTGGCAATTGCATTAGGTGCTTTACCAATTGCAATGTCGCTTGGTGCTGCTTCTACAAGCCGTATAGGAATGGGAGTTGTTATTGTTGGAGGTACTATTTTCTCTTTAATTCTTACCTTGTTTGTCATTCCAGCGATGTATTTAATGTGGTCTAAAGCCCGTAAGCATTATCCTGAGTTTGATCATATCGAAGAATATGAAAAAGAAAGTAGTAAATAA
- a CDS encoding efflux RND transporter periplasmic adaptor subunit, which translates to MKIKNLVYALLIIGIGGFIAYRIVSNKNKNDESKGQNSKNNPITVSGVVVDTQTFDNNLSLSGSIEANEQVEIRSEVSGIVEGIYFSEGSNVTKGQVLFKVNDLELKAQLKQATTKESLAAENARRAKLLLQKEAISQEEYDVAKADYASAQAQSQLIRAQIAKTAVKAPFSGKIGLRSISPGTYITPTVLVAKLVNTSKLKITFSIPEKYASQVRDNSIITFTVSGSNTLYTAKIYAIEPEVAVETRTLQIRAIAENKDGKLFPGTFADVKLPLDIIKDAIVVPTEAIIPVQNGKKVFISNFGKAKEVMVETATRTDASILILSGLKKGDTVITSGVMSLKNDNPIKVKVKL; encoded by the coding sequence ATGAAAATAAAAAACCTTGTTTATGCCTTGCTAATAATCGGAATAGGAGGATTTATCGCCTACCGAATTGTATCCAATAAAAATAAGAATGACGAATCTAAAGGTCAGAATAGTAAAAACAATCCAATTACTGTTTCGGGAGTTGTAGTAGATACTCAAACTTTTGATAATAATTTATCCTTATCTGGATCTATTGAAGCCAATGAACAAGTAGAAATTAGAAGTGAAGTTTCTGGTATTGTTGAAGGTATTTATTTTAGTGAGGGAAGTAATGTCACTAAAGGTCAGGTTCTTTTTAAGGTAAACGATTTAGAGTTAAAAGCACAACTAAAACAAGCTACTACTAAAGAAAGTCTGGCTGCAGAAAATGCTAGAAGAGCTAAATTACTTCTTCAAAAAGAAGCTATTAGTCAGGAAGAATATGATGTTGCTAAAGCTGATTATGCTTCTGCGCAAGCACAAAGCCAATTAATACGTGCACAAATTGCAAAAACAGCTGTAAAAGCTCCGTTTTCTGGAAAAATTGGATTGCGTTCAATTTCTCCGGGTACCTATATCACACCTACAGTTTTGGTTGCAAAGTTGGTTAATACCAGTAAATTAAAAATTACATTCTCAATCCCAGAGAAATACGCTAGCCAAGTAAGAGATAATTCTATTATTACCTTCACTGTTTCGGGGTCAAATACATTATATACTGCTAAAATCTATGCTATTGAGCCAGAGGTTGCTGTTGAAACAAGAACGCTTCAAATTAGAGCTATTGCAGAAAATAAAGATGGTAAATTATTCCCAGGGACATTTGCTGATGTAAAATTACCATTGGATATCATAAAAGATGCGATTGTAGTTCCTACTGAAGCAATTATACCGGTTCAGAATGGTAAAAAGGTTTTTATCTCAAATTTTGGTAAGGCCAAAGAAGTAATGGTAGAAACTGCTACAAGAACAGATGCTTCAATTTTGATTCTTTCTGGTTTAAAAAAGGGCGATACCGTTATAACAAGTGGTGTAATGTCATTAAAAAATGATAATCCAATTAAAGTAAAAGTTAAATTATAA